From Paraburkholderia sabiae, a single genomic window includes:
- a CDS encoding response regulator transcription factor — translation MSDKNFLVIDDDEVFSGILARGLTRRGFTVSEAHNAEEAIRLANQQKFGQITVDLHLGNDSGLNLVAPLRDLQPDARMLVLTGYASIATAVQAVKDGADNYLAKPANVETILSALQTEASALQAEEAIENPTPLSVARLEWEHIQRVLAENGGNISATARALNMHRRTLQRKLAKRPVKQ, via the coding sequence ATGAGCGACAAGAATTTTCTGGTTATCGACGACGACGAAGTGTTCTCCGGCATCCTGGCGCGCGGATTGACGCGTCGCGGCTTCACCGTGTCCGAGGCGCATAACGCCGAGGAGGCGATTCGTCTCGCGAACCAGCAGAAGTTCGGGCAGATCACCGTCGATCTGCATCTGGGCAATGACTCAGGGCTGAACCTCGTCGCGCCGCTGCGCGACCTGCAACCGGATGCGCGGATGCTCGTGCTGACGGGCTACGCGAGCATCGCGACGGCTGTTCAGGCGGTGAAGGACGGTGCGGACAACTATCTGGCCAAGCCCGCGAACGTCGAAACGATTCTGTCGGCGCTGCAAACGGAAGCGAGCGCGCTGCAAGCTGAAGAAGCGATCGAGAACCCGACGCCGCTGTCGGTGGCGCGGCTCGAGTGGGAGCACATTCAGCGTGTGCTTGCCGAGAACGGCGGCAATATTTCGGCGACGGCGCGCGCGCTCAACATGCATCGGCGCACGTTGCAGCGCAAGCTGGCGAAGCGGCCCGTCAAGCAGTGA
- a CDS encoding tetratricopeptide repeat-containing glycosyltransferase family protein yields the protein MLKTSLDPHQVLLDSFQTFLRHAVAAQEQNDQSARDVWLQAASHLCPTDPESIAALIPQLLAGQHAAEAETISRACAALAPHHPGTHFQLGLTLQLMNRHSEAIAPYREALAIDPNVPSLRNNLAAALMSANPANPEVAVLLKAALQETPDDANAWINLAKSRLAGFDLDGALEAEERALELQPDNLIALGNHGQTLREAQHWDDAERFTLAAHRAAPGKASFVSNLSMLHLLRGNYADGWREHEARWDGSKELAGKRPVMPGPTWRGESLAGKTLLLWGEQGMGDLLQFCRYVPVLAERVHREGGRLVWNSFPQMGALLARTLAQYADQFTLGGGVENLPTFDYEISLLSLPLLLETREETIPSTVPYLQADPRGVDTWRQRLAGEKRLKVGLVWTGSHGHQRNPYRRVGLERYVDYFRELDDVAFYSLQPGAGAEVAAARTAGLDITDHTAAFNTFDDTAAYVSALDLVISVCTSVAHLSGALGQRTWVLLDVNPHWVWLLDRTDSPWYPSATLYRQAQFAQWEPVFDKLTRDLGELAASRRQ from the coding sequence ATGCTTAAGACATCGCTTGATCCACATCAAGTTCTTTTGGATTCCTTCCAGACATTTCTGCGTCACGCTGTCGCAGCGCAGGAACAAAACGATCAATCCGCACGCGACGTCTGGCTCCAGGCCGCTTCACATCTGTGTCCGACAGATCCCGAATCCATCGCTGCGCTGATTCCACAACTGCTTGCAGGACAACACGCCGCCGAAGCAGAAACGATTTCCCGGGCTTGCGCCGCGCTCGCTCCGCATCATCCCGGAACGCACTTTCAACTCGGGCTCACGCTGCAATTGATGAACCGGCACAGCGAGGCCATTGCGCCTTATCGCGAGGCGCTCGCCATCGATCCCAACGTGCCCAGTCTCCGCAACAATCTGGCCGCTGCGTTGATGTCGGCGAATCCCGCGAATCCGGAAGTGGCTGTCCTGCTCAAGGCTGCACTCCAGGAAACTCCCGACGATGCGAACGCGTGGATCAATCTCGCCAAGTCGCGCCTCGCGGGTTTCGATCTCGACGGCGCGCTCGAAGCCGAGGAACGTGCGCTCGAACTACAGCCTGACAATCTCATCGCGCTCGGCAATCACGGCCAGACTCTGCGCGAAGCCCAGCATTGGGATGACGCCGAGCGATTCACGTTGGCCGCGCATCGCGCAGCGCCCGGCAAAGCATCGTTCGTGTCCAATCTCAGCATGCTGCACCTGCTGCGTGGCAACTACGCCGACGGCTGGCGCGAGCATGAGGCGCGCTGGGACGGATCGAAGGAGCTGGCGGGCAAGCGCCCTGTCATGCCGGGACCGACGTGGCGCGGCGAATCGCTCGCGGGCAAGACGCTGCTGCTGTGGGGCGAACAGGGCATGGGCGATCTGTTGCAGTTCTGCCGCTACGTTCCGGTGCTGGCCGAGCGTGTGCACCGCGAAGGCGGGCGGCTCGTGTGGAATTCGTTTCCGCAGATGGGCGCGCTGCTCGCACGCACGCTCGCGCAATATGCCGATCAGTTCACGCTCGGCGGCGGCGTCGAAAATCTGCCGACGTTCGACTACGAAATCTCGCTGCTGTCGCTGCCTTTGCTGCTCGAGACACGGGAAGAAACGATTCCGTCGACTGTTCCTTATCTGCAAGCCGATCCGCGAGGCGTCGATACGTGGCGTCAGCGCCTCGCAGGTGAGAAGCGGCTCAAGGTCGGGCTTGTCTGGACGGGCAGCCATGGACATCAACGCAACCCGTATCGGCGGGTCGGGCTCGAACGCTACGTCGATTACTTCCGCGAACTCGACGACGTCGCGTTCTATTCGCTGCAGCCGGGCGCCGGAGCCGAAGTGGCGGCGGCGCGCACAGCCGGGCTCGATATCACCGATCACACGGCAGCCTTCAACACCTTCGACGACACGGCCGCGTACGTCAGCGCCCTCGATCTGGTGATTAGCGTGTGCACGTCCGTTGCACATTTGAGCGGCGCGCTCGGGCAGCGCACGTGGGTGCTGCTCGATGTCAATCCGCATTGGGTGTGGCTGCTCGATCGCACCGACAGCCCGTGGTATCCGAGCGCGACGCTTTACCGGCAAGCGCAGTTCGCGCAGTGGGAGCCGGTGTTCGACAAGCTGACACGCGATCTCGGTGAACTGGCCGCTTCGCGCCGCCAGTAG
- the argB gene encoding acetylglutamate kinase has product MSETPDLSQIAPTLKAEILAEALPYIRQYHGKTVVIKYGGNAMTEERLKQGFARDVILLKLVGINPVIVHGGGPQIDQALKKIGKQGTFIQGMRVTDEETMEVVEWVLGGEVQQDIVTLINHFGGHAVGLTGKDGGLIHARKLLMPDRDNPGQYIDIGQVGEVEAINPAVVKALQDDAFIPVISPIGFGEDGLSYNINADLVAGKLAVVLNAEKLVMMTNIPGVMDKEGTLLTDLSAREIDALFADGTISGGMLPKISSALDAAKSGVRSVHIIDGRIEHSVLLEILTEQPFGTMIRSH; this is encoded by the coding sequence ATGTCCGAAACTCCCGACCTGTCCCAGATCGCCCCCACGCTCAAGGCTGAAATTCTCGCTGAGGCGCTGCCCTACATTCGCCAGTACCACGGCAAGACCGTCGTGATCAAATACGGCGGCAACGCGATGACGGAAGAGCGCCTGAAGCAGGGCTTCGCGCGCGACGTGATCCTGCTGAAGCTGGTCGGCATCAACCCGGTGATCGTGCACGGCGGCGGTCCGCAGATCGATCAGGCGTTGAAGAAGATCGGCAAACAGGGCACGTTCATCCAGGGCATGCGCGTCACCGACGAAGAGACGATGGAAGTCGTCGAATGGGTGCTGGGCGGTGAAGTGCAACAGGACATCGTCACGCTGATCAACCACTTCGGCGGCCACGCGGTCGGTCTGACGGGCAAGGACGGCGGCCTGATCCACGCGCGCAAGCTGCTGATGCCGGATCGCGACAACCCGGGCCAGTACATCGATATCGGTCAGGTCGGCGAAGTCGAGGCGATCAACCCGGCCGTCGTGAAGGCGCTGCAGGACGACGCGTTCATTCCCGTGATCTCGCCGATCGGCTTCGGTGAAGACGGCCTGTCGTACAACATCAATGCGGACCTCGTCGCGGGCAAGCTGGCTGTCGTGCTGAATGCCGAAAAGCTCGTGATGATGACGAACATCCCCGGCGTGATGGACAAGGAAGGCACGCTGCTGACCGATCTGTCCGCGCGCGAAATCGACGCGCTGTTCGCCGACGGCACGATCTCGGGCGGCATGCTGCCGAAGATCTCGTCGGCGCTCGACGCGGCGAAGAGCGGCGTGCGTTCGGTGCACATCATCGACGGCCGTATCGAACATTCGGTGCTGCTCGAAATCCTGACGGAGCAGCCGTTCGGCACGATGATCCGCTCGCACTGA
- a CDS encoding pyrimidine 5'-nucleotidase yields the protein MRPSRPKRRRPQIHAGTPVWLFDLDNTLHHASHAIFPAINAAMTQYIIDALQVERDEANRLRTGYTQRYGAALLGLTRHHPVDPHDFLKYVHTFPDLRAMLRSERGLKRLVDALPGRKIVLTNAPETYAMDVLKELGIERLFERVIAIEHMRDRRFWRAKPDHMMLRRAMRDAHVRLADAVLVEDTRSHLKNYRRLGIRTVWIVGHLPRHARADGTLARLPGTGRPHYVDRRIRSLKSLRLGARPGRPIDL from the coding sequence ATGCGCCCTTCCCGTCCGAAGCGCCGTCGGCCGCAGATTCACGCCGGCACGCCCGTCTGGCTGTTCGACCTCGACAACACGCTGCATCACGCGTCGCACGCCATTTTTCCCGCCATCAACGCCGCGATGACGCAGTACATCATCGACGCGCTGCAAGTCGAGCGCGACGAAGCGAACCGTCTGCGCACCGGCTACACGCAGCGTTACGGCGCGGCGCTGCTGGGCCTCACGCGTCACCATCCCGTCGATCCGCATGACTTCCTGAAATACGTGCACACGTTTCCCGATCTGCGCGCGATGCTGCGCAGCGAGCGCGGGCTGAAACGTCTCGTCGATGCGCTGCCGGGCCGTAAGATCGTGCTCACCAACGCGCCCGAAACGTATGCGATGGACGTCTTGAAAGAACTGGGCATCGAGCGTCTGTTCGAACGCGTTATTGCGATCGAGCACATGCGCGACCGCCGCTTCTGGCGCGCGAAGCCCGATCACATGATGCTGCGCCGGGCGATGCGCGACGCGCACGTGCGTCTCGCCGATGCCGTGCTCGTCGAAGACACGCGCAGCCATCTGAAGAACTATCGGCGACTCGGTATCCGCACGGTGTGGATCGTCGGCCATCTGCCGCGGCATGCGCGCGCGGACGGCACGCTCGCGCGTCTGCCGGGCACGGGACGTCCGCACTATGTCGACCGTCGCATTCGTTCGCTAAAATCGTTGAGACTGGGCGCCCGCCCGGGAAGGCCGATCGACCTGTAA
- a CDS encoding cysteine-rich CWC family protein: MFESTDRFHPAVMNPSPSESLETSVTSSVRCPRCRRVFDCGARGDRSSCWCASMPALPIEALESGTGCLCPECLAGVIARTRAEEEGTAPD; this comes from the coding sequence ATGTTCGAATCAACCGACCGGTTTCATCCCGCTGTCATGAATCCGTCCCCATCCGAATCGCTTGAAACCTCTGTCACGTCGAGCGTGCGCTGCCCGCGCTGCCGTCGGGTGTTCGACTGCGGCGCGCGCGGCGACCGCTCGTCATGCTGGTGCGCGTCGATGCCGGCCTTGCCCATCGAGGCGCTGGAGTCCGGCACCGGCTGTCTTTGTCCCGAATGCCTGGCGGGTGTGATCGCGCGCACCCGCGCCGAAGAAGAAGGCACGGCGCCGGATTGA
- a CDS encoding ATP-binding protein, producing the protein MHRITITGRVNLGHLFWLRSLAIIGQLVTIAFVQTFVGVKLPLPAMLLVIGLEVIFNGLTWLRVASQKPESNLELFGQLWVDLGALSALLFLSGGTTNPFVSLYLPSLAIAAAVLPWHLMAWLAAFAVACYAVLGFESVPLNLDNPANLFDYYRAGMWVNFMVSVGLIAWFVARMSRALRQRDTALGEAQQRLLRDERAVALGVQAATVAHEIGTPLSTIAMLTEELRDAARSDGGLKPYAADLDILDQQMTLCTSALARLRSRASTQGSRQRVDEWLDSFADQWRLRHPHVKFERLGEPPANVGIDDTVAVSQILTILLDNAARASRDHVTLAAKLVEPASIEFEVCDAGPGVPAALRGLLGAAPVDSTQGGHGVGLYLAFSAAARLGGSIELTDVSEIKPRGTRAVLRLPLAREQTGAGRQGAASSNTEKQA; encoded by the coding sequence ATGCACCGCATAACCATCACTGGCCGGGTCAACCTCGGACATCTCTTCTGGCTACGCAGTCTTGCCATCATCGGGCAGCTCGTGACGATTGCGTTCGTCCAGACTTTTGTTGGCGTCAAGCTGCCATTGCCGGCGATGCTGCTCGTCATCGGTCTCGAAGTGATCTTCAACGGATTGACGTGGCTGCGCGTCGCGAGCCAGAAGCCCGAATCGAATCTCGAACTGTTCGGGCAACTGTGGGTCGATCTCGGCGCGCTGTCGGCGTTGCTGTTTCTGTCGGGCGGCACGACCAATCCGTTCGTCTCGTTGTATCTGCCGTCGCTGGCCATTGCGGCCGCCGTGCTGCCCTGGCATCTGATGGCCTGGCTCGCCGCTTTCGCTGTTGCCTGCTACGCGGTGCTCGGCTTCGAGTCGGTGCCGCTCAATCTCGACAATCCCGCGAATCTGTTCGACTACTACCGCGCCGGCATGTGGGTGAACTTCATGGTCAGCGTTGGCCTGATCGCGTGGTTCGTGGCGCGTATGTCGCGCGCGCTGCGTCAGCGCGATACGGCGCTCGGCGAGGCACAGCAGCGTCTGTTGCGCGACGAGCGTGCCGTGGCGCTTGGCGTGCAGGCCGCGACAGTTGCCCATGAAATCGGCACGCCGCTGTCGACGATCGCGATGCTCACCGAGGAACTTCGCGACGCCGCCCGTAGCGACGGTGGCCTCAAGCCCTATGCCGCCGACCTCGATATCCTCGATCAGCAGATGACGCTGTGCACGTCGGCGCTCGCGCGTCTGCGCAGCCGCGCGTCGACGCAAGGCAGTCGTCAGCGCGTCGACGAATGGCTCGACTCGTTCGCCGACCAGTGGCGCTTGCGGCATCCGCATGTGAAGTTCGAGCGTCTCGGCGAGCCGCCCGCCAACGTCGGCATCGACGATACCGTGGCCGTCAGCCAGATCCTCACGATCCTGCTCGACAACGCCGCGCGCGCGAGTCGCGATCACGTGACGCTGGCGGCGAAGCTCGTCGAACCCGCGTCGATCGAATTCGAAGTCTGCGACGCCGGGCCCGGCGTGCCGGCTGCGCTGCGCGGATTGCTGGGCGCGGCGCCCGTCGACAGCACGCAGGGCGGACACGGCGTCGGGCTGTATCTGGCGTTTTCGGCGGCGGCGCGGCTCGGCGGATCGATCGAGCTTACCGATGTCAGCGAAATCAAGCCGCGCGGCACACGCGCGGTGTTGCGGTTGCCTCTGGCCCGCGAGCAAACGGGCGCGGGCCGGCAGGGCGCCGCGTCGTCCAATACGGAGAAACAAGCATGA